A portion of the Eulemur rufifrons isolate Redbay chromosome 30, OSU_ERuf_1, whole genome shotgun sequence genome contains these proteins:
- the LOC138378313 gene encoding protein EOLA1-like — translation MEATWCTGSSRKMKFGCLSFRQPYAGFILNGVKTVETRWRPLLSSHRNCTVAIHIAHRNWEDDAWRELLRERLGMTPVQIRALLQEGEKFGRGVVAGLVDIGETLQCPENLAPDAVVELENQAVLTNLKQKYLTAISNPRWLLEPIPRKGGKDVFQHPRDMAESLAPDPECLPKTGH, via the exons ATGGAG GCCACATGGTGCACAGGGAGCTCTCGGAAGATGAAATTTGGCTGCCTTTCCTTCCGGCAGCCTTATGCAGGGTTTATCTTAAACGGGGTCAAGACCGTGGAGACACGCTGGCGTCCCTTGCTGAGCAGCCACCGGAACTGTACCGTTGCCATCCACATTGCTCACAGGAACTGGGAAGATGATGCCTGGCGGGAGCTGCTGCGGGAGAGGCTGGGGATGACTCCTGTTCAGATTCGGGCCTTGCTTCAGGAAGGGGAAAAGTTTGGTCGGGGAGTGGTAGCTG GGCTCGTTGACATTGGGGAAACTTTGCAGTGCCCCGAAAACTTAGCTCCTGATGCGGTTGTGGAACTGGAAAATCAAGCTGTGCTGACCAACCTGAAGCAGAAGTACCTGACTGCGATTTCAAACCCCAGGTGGCTCCTGGAGCCCATACctaggaaaggaggaaaggatgtATTCCAG CACCCACGGGACATGGCAGAAAGTCTGGCACCCGACCCTGAATGTTTGCCCAAGACCGGCCACTAA